The following is a genomic window from Geobacillus subterraneus.
AATCACTTCCATCGTTTTCCCTCCCTGCCGCCGACCGCGCGGCGGTTTTCACTTTCCATTATATCGGAGAGAAGGGGAGAAGACAAAGAATAACCGCCCTAAACGGCAGGCATTGCCGGGGCGGGAGAGAGGCTATATATACAGTTTCGGCGTTGATGGCCTCGGCGCGACCGGCGTCTGTTTTTCTTGCGGTGTTTCACGCTTCGCCTGTGGAACGGAGCGTTTTTTGGCCGCCTGCGCAGCCGGCTTTTGCTTCGTTTCTTTTGCCGGTGCGCTTTCTGTCGGTTTCGTTTCCCCCTCTTCTTCATCGGCCGGTTTCAGCTCGCGAAAAATGCGGATCATGGCCGGCAGGTTGCGAATGAGCGGGCCATATTGCTGCACCATAGGCATGACGTTTTGCGCGATGCCGAGCATTTTTTGCACGTTATTTAACATGCCGATGAATCCGCCGCTTGTGTTCGCTGTCGTGGCGGTGTTGGCTGCGGCGTTTTGCAGCAGCGGCAATCCCCACGAGGTCGGAGCGGCGGCCGGCGGCTGTCCGCGCGAAAATAAGCGGGCGAGCAGACCGCCGGCGCCGCCGGGGCGGGGAGCGCCAGCCGGCATGCGGGTGAACGGAGCGGGCGGCATCCCGGCAAACGGGGAAGGCATCATCGGGGGACGGCTGTATCTCATGGCAGTCGCCTCCTTTCTGTCGTACGGATGAACAATCGTCCTCCTTCATAAAATATGCGGGCAGGACGGGAAAGGTTTTTCCATCGCCATCGTCTTTAGTTGCGACG
Proteins encoded in this region:
- the vrrA gene encoding VrrA/YqfQ family protein — protein: MRYSRPPMMPSPFAGMPPAPFTRMPAGAPRPGGAGGLLARLFSRGQPPAAAPTSWGLPLLQNAAANTATTANTSGGFIGMLNNVQKMLGIAQNVMPMVQQYGPLIRNLPAMIRIFRELKPADEEEGETKPTESAPAKETKQKPAAQAAKKRSVPQAKRETPQEKQTPVAPRPSTPKLYI